The DNA sequence CGACCGCCACTTGTTCGGATCTCTTCGGGTTCTTGTCATGTCTCCCCAGTTCACGGGCTCACCACATAACCGAGCACGTCCACGACGACCTGCCCGTCGCAATCGGACGTCAACGCGTCGAAACGTTCTCCCGAGCCCTGCTGCGCGCAGCGGGTCAACGGCAGGCTCTGCATTCCGGACGGCGGGGCGGACCAGATCCAGCCCAGCTGCCCGGTGACCGTCTTCCCTTCGCAGGAAGGCGAAAGGGACGTGAAGCTGTCGCCGTTCTCGACGCAGGACAGCAACGGCACGGTGCCCGGCACGGCCTGCAGCGACACCGCCCACAACGGACCCTCGCGGAGGTAGGGCACCGGCACGGTGGTGGTGCTGGTCCGCCGGTCGATCCCGCGTTCGATCTTGACGTAGCGGGTCAGCTGCGCGTAGCTCAGCACGTATCCGAGCTGCTTCTCGACGGTGAGTCCCTCACACCCCGGGTCCGGCGAATCGAACCGCTCGTTCGCCGTCCCGCCGGTGCCGCACCGGTAGAGCATCCGGCCGGCCTTGTCCGTCGGCGCCGTCGGATAGACCGCCCCGAGAACACCCAGTTTCGTCCCGGTTTCGCACGCCGGGTCGAGGGACGTCAGCTCGTCGGTCCCGAGCCGGCAGGCGTACAGCGGCTGGGTGCCGGGCGTGCCCACCGGGGCCAGCCAGCCGAGCTGCTGTTCCAGCGCGTACGCCCGCGGCGGCGGCCCGGTGGCCGTGAAGTGCTCGGAGCGGTGGCTGACGTAGCGCGTCAGCGAGCCCGACCACCGGCGATCGGTCACCGGGTTGAGGTACTCGTCCCGGACCTCGGCGTCGGTCCGCACCCCGGTGTAGAGGTGCGCCTCGTCCACGATCCCCTTGAAGGGAGTGGTGATCAGGGCCTTCGCCTTGGCCTGGCCGATGCGCAGCGGGCCCGCCGCGTTCGCCTTGATCCCGCCGGGCACCGCGGTCCGTCCGGTCAATGCGCCGTTGACGTACAACCGGATCTCGGGCACCGAGGCGTCGTACACCCCGGTCAGGTGCACCCAGCGCTGCACGAGCGGCGGGGCGGAGTCGGCCGCGGTGAACACGGTCGCGGTGTCGGCACCGGACTGCGGCATCGAGAAGACCCACTTCTTCGCCGCGGCCTGGTACATCAGGCTGAAGCCGCTGTTGCGGTCGCCGTCCTGGCTCAGCGCCACGCGGGACGTCGTGGTGTCGTCCACGTTCACCCAGGCGGTGGCCGTGAAGCTGCTGTCCGTGCGCACCGCGGGCCCGTCCGCGACCACGGAACCCGTGCCGTCCGTGCGGACGGCGTTCGCGCCGACCTTCCCCGGCACCCAGCTCACCCCCGGTTGCAGGGTCGCGGTCCGGTAGCCGCCGGACGCGTCGGTGGTCGTGGTGCCGGTGCCCTCGTCCAGCCGCCAGGCCGCTTCCTCGACCGCCGGCTGGGTGGCCAGGAGGTCGATTTCGGTGGCCTCGGCGACCTTCACGTCCGGCAGCGCGCGGTTGTAGACCTTGACCTCGTCCACGGCGCCGACCCACGGATCACCGGCGGCGCCGTCCCGCTGCCCGCGGCCGATCTGGACGGCTCCGACGGCCGCCCGCGGCGTGGTGAAGGTGTTCGTCCCGGCCGCCGCGCCGTTGACGTACAGGTCCATCCGGTTGTCGGTCGAGCTGTAGACGCCGGTCAGGTGGGTCCACACACCTAGCTGCGGCGCACCGGTGGCCGCTGCGGTGCGTGACACGGCGGTGCCGTTGTCGTCGGAGGCCATGGTGAAGGCCCAGGAGTTGGCCGCCCCGCCGGTGTACCCCAGCGAGAACCGCGAGAACCGGGTGCCGTCCTGGCTGACCGCCGTCCGCGTCTTGCCGTCGTTGCCGTCGAGCCGGACCCACGCGCTCACCGAGAAGCTCGCGATGGTGTTGACGCTCGGGCCGCCCGCGGTGGTGACCGAAGACCCGGCGGAGCCGTCGAACCGGAGCGCGTCGCCGACCCGTCCGGGCGTCCAGACCGCCTTCGCGGGCGGGAACGTGCCGTCGTGGCCCGCGTTCCGGCTGTCGGGCACGGTGGTCGTCAGGTGCCGGCCGTCCAGGGGCCAGTAGTCGTCCGGGGGAGTGGGCACGGCGACGCGGAAATCGTAGTTCTTGGTGTTGGCTTCGCTGCCGCGGTTGCCCGCCCGGTCCACACTGGTCACGTGCAGCGTGTACGGATCACGCGTCGGTGGCGTGACGAACGCACTCGCCTTGCCGTTCACGGCTTTGACGGTCTTCTCCGACTGGCCGTCGAGGCGGTACTTGAACTCCGCGACGTCGGCGACCCCGTTGGCGTCGAAGGTGAATTCGGCCGTCTGGCCCGGTGCGCCGCCTTCCCCGCGTTCCGGGTAGACCAGGGAGTTCACGATCGGTGGCTTGCCGGGCGCGGACAGGTCGACGGTGATGTCGCACCACGGCGAATAGTCGCCGTCGAAGCCGTGCTCGTCGCTGCCGCGGACCCGCCAGGCGATCTTCGAGCCGTCCTTGAAGGCGCCGTCCGGAATGCGCAGCCGGAACTCCGTCCCCGACTCCTGCCGTTCGGTGTCCTGGGCGCCGACCTGCGCGCCGGCGCGGTTGGCCCAGACGAACTCGGCGCTGAGGTGGTCGTCGTCGGGGTCGGTGAGCGTCGCCTTGAGGGTCGGGGTGGCAGTGGTGACGTACGGCTCGTCCGGCTCGCCGTCACAGCCGCCCTTCGGGTCCGAGGCGAGCCCCTCCGGCGGTTCCGGGCGGTTGTTGTAGGTCACGATCAGGTTCGGGTTCGGGTCGAACTTCTTCCACGACGCGTTCCCGTTCGCGTTCGCCGACTCGTCGCCGGAGACCAGGCCGAACGTCGCGGTCTGCAGGCCGCGCCCGGTCGCGTCCGCGACCTCGTCGCCGACGCCGAAACCGACCCAGTCCGCGCCGCAGTTCGGGTAGCCGTGCGCCGCGTCGACCGAGCCGGCCAGCGCGTTCCAGCGCGGCTGGTTGTTCCAGCTCAGCCCGGGCCCGGTCGGTTCGGTGTAGTAGAGGTCGACGCGCTTGGCCGTGCAGGAGGGCGCCCACACCTCGAAGAAGTTGACCTCCGCGTCGAGGATCTGGCTCCCGTGCAGGTCGCCGACGTCGAACTGGAAGTACGACCGGACCCGGACCGTCGGCGACTCCCACGACGAGTAGCCGACCTTGGCGAAGCCGTCGCCGTCACCGCCCCAGTAGGTGTTGCCGCGGTAGTCGGCGGGCACGTCGTAGGCGAGGCCCCAGCCGCTCTGCCCGGCGCCCCAGCTGGGGTCGATCTCGACCGGGAAGCGGGTCGCCGGATCGGTGAGCAGCTTCCGGTCCGGCACCAGCACGAGCTGCTTCGCCGACACCTCGACCGGGAACGCGGCCCGCTGCCGCGGCCGTCCGTCGGCCGCCCGCGCACCGGCGTCCCACATCTCGGCGGGCGGGGCCTGGAACACCACGGTGCCCGCCGGGTCGGTCGCTCTCAGCACGCCGCCGCCGGCCGTCTCGACCGAAAGGCCCCGCGTCTCGAGCCCGAACGGGATTCTCGTGAGCCGGCCGGCCGCCGCGGCGGTCTTGACCACGAGGACGTGCGAGAAGCCGGCGGCCGTCGCGGTGACCCGCAGGTCCACTCCGGACAGCACGTCGGCGTAGGTCGCCGAATCCCCGGACAGCGCGGGCGCGGGCAGCGGAGCGGGCCAGCGCAGCGCGAGTTCCTTGCCGTCCTTGACGAACCTGACCAGGGGCGCGTCGCCACCGCCGGAGAACGTGACCCGGTTCGCGGCGGCCACCGGGGCCACCGTCCCGTCCGCACCGCGCCGCAGGGTCCGGTCCACCGGTACCCAGCCCGCGCCGCGGCGCACCCGGACCGGCGTCACGCGCTGCTCGCGGGTGAAACTGCCGTCCGGGTTGGCGAACGTCTGCGAGGTCTCGGTGGTCTTCGCCGCCACCTCCACCCGCTCGCCGGTCGCCTTCGCGATCGTCTTCGCGGCCACGGCGGAACCGTCGCCCGGTGGTCCCGCGAGCGGGCCGGCGTGGTGGGCGGCAGGGGTGGCCGCGACCACCCCGGCCGCGATCGCCAGCACGGCGACCATGAGCGGAATACGACGTCGTGCAACGAGCACGGTGGCTCCAAAGGTGTGCGGAGTTCCGCACCCGGAACGCCCGGCGCCGAGCGGCGCGAGCGGGTTCGGGTGAGGGTGATGTGTGCCCG is a window from the Amycolatopsis sp. NBC_00355 genome containing:
- a CDS encoding LamG-like jellyroll fold domain-containing protein; its protein translation is MVAVLAIAAGVVAATPAAHHAGPLAGPPGDGSAVAAKTIAKATGERVEVAAKTTETSQTFANPDGSFTREQRVTPVRVRRGAGWVPVDRTLRRGADGTVAPVAAANRVTFSGGGDAPLVRFVKDGKELALRWPAPLPAPALSGDSATYADVLSGVDLRVTATAAGFSHVLVVKTAAAAGRLTRIPFGLETRGLSVETAGGGVLRATDPAGTVVFQAPPAEMWDAGARAADGRPRQRAAFPVEVSAKQLVLVPDRKLLTDPATRFPVEIDPSWGAGQSGWGLAYDVPADYRGNTYWGGDGDGFAKVGYSSWESPTVRVRSYFQFDVGDLHGSQILDAEVNFFEVWAPSCTAKRVDLYYTEPTGPGLSWNNQPRWNALAGSVDAAHGYPNCGADWVGFGVGDEVADATGRGLQTATFGLVSGDESANANGNASWKKFDPNPNLIVTYNNRPEPPEGLASDPKGGCDGEPDEPYVTTATPTLKATLTDPDDDHLSAEFVWANRAGAQVGAQDTERQESGTEFRLRIPDGAFKDGSKIAWRVRGSDEHGFDGDYSPWCDITVDLSAPGKPPIVNSLVYPERGEGGAPGQTAEFTFDANGVADVAEFKYRLDGQSEKTVKAVNGKASAFVTPPTRDPYTLHVTSVDRAGNRGSEANTKNYDFRVAVPTPPDDYWPLDGRHLTTTVPDSRNAGHDGTFPPAKAVWTPGRVGDALRFDGSAGSSVTTAGGPSVNTIASFSVSAWVRLDGNDGKTRTAVSQDGTRFSRFSLGYTGGAANSWAFTMASDDNGTAVSRTAAATGAPQLGVWTHLTGVYSSTDNRMDLYVNGAAAGTNTFTTPRAAVGAVQIGRGQRDGAAGDPWVGAVDEVKVYNRALPDVKVAEATEIDLLATQPAVEEAAWRLDEGTGTTTTDASGGYRTATLQPGVSWVPGKVGANAVRTDGTGSVVADGPAVRTDSSFTATAWVNVDDTTTSRVALSQDGDRNSGFSLMYQAAAKKWVFSMPQSGADTATVFTAADSAPPLVQRWVHLTGVYDASVPEIRLYVNGALTGRTAVPGGIKANAAGPLRIGQAKAKALITTPFKGIVDEAHLYTGVRTDAEVRDEYLNPVTDRRWSGSLTRYVSHRSEHFTATGPPPRAYALEQQLGWLAPVGTPGTQPLYACRLGTDELTSLDPACETGTKLGVLGAVYPTAPTDKAGRMLYRCGTGGTANERFDSPDPGCEGLTVEKQLGYVLSYAQLTRYVKIERGIDRRTSTTTVPVPYLREGPLWAVSLQAVPGTVPLLSCVENGDSFTSLSPSCEGKTVTGQLGWIWSAPPSGMQSLPLTRCAQQGSGERFDALTSDCDGQVVVDVLGYVVSP